Proteins from a genomic interval of Trifolium pratense cultivar HEN17-A07 linkage group LG6, ARS_RC_1.1, whole genome shotgun sequence:
- the LOC123888735 gene encoding uncharacterized protein LOC123888735: protein MADTTETEENVQLKLLINEESNKVVFAEAGKDFVDILCSFLTLPLGTIARLSQKDSNMGPVTVGCLNSLYQSVANLKEQCYWTDSIKELLLQPKNSSEDYCSSIKVNIDDTQPTNYFIRCLKSSNCKFNSSLYLDQRCKCGTGSAMRSVVLKHFREGFVNSDATFLITDDLIIMSNSLVYTSISLLKNSGIVTTSTKEMTLNVTKEKVLDLLKCALVSKSPLTDVFLRNKLSIERIWIFSCDTENNLDTNFQINVELVIRKSHGKILFAHGEQDFADLLLSFLAFPLGGVVRKLGGYSSIGSIDGLYKSIVEFDETKILLSKETKNRLVDPHLAHEYKSSKHILPINQSPAKFYCYYQGESPRQSIFQHKYFISTEYRKDKGKYESMHLAKDNENAGSNEGYIKGPTTYLATDELVIGPSSPISVLLLIQRLQIPLEDLEKKVVNIGMKECVRILKSALTSTSALTNGLSHLLTEVKEE from the exons ATGGCTGATACTACTGAAACAGAAGAGAATGTGCAGCTGAAACTTCTAATTAACGAAGAGAGTAATAAAGTTGTGTTTGCTGAAGCAGGGAAGGACTTTGTGGATATTCTCTGTAGCTTTTTAACATTACCATTAGGTACCATTGCTAGACTTTCTCAGAAAGATTCGAACATGGGACCTGTCACAGTTGGTTGTCTTAACTCACTCTATCAAAGTGTGGCAAATCTCAAAGAACAGTGTTACTGGACAGATTCAATCAAAGAATTGCTGTTGCAGCCAAAAAATTCGTCGGAAGATTATTGCAGCAGTATTAAAGTTAATATCGATGACACTCAACCCACAAATTACTTCATCAGGTGTTTGAAAAGCAGCAATTGCAAGTTCAACTCCTCTCTTTATTTGGATCAGCGTTGTAAGTGTGGGACTGGGAGTGCTATGCGTTCTGTTGTTCTGAAACATTTTCGCGAAGGATTTGTTAATAGTGATGCTACTTTTCTTATTACTGATGATTTGATTATCATGTCAAACTCCTTGGTTTATACAAGCATTTCTCTGCTCAAGAATTCAGGAATAGTCACAACTTCTACAAAGGAAATGACTTTAAATGTTACTAAGGAAAAG GTACTGGATCTTTTAAAGTGTGCTTTGGTTTCTAAGTCACCTTTGACCGATGTATTCCTAAGAAATAAACTTTCGATAGAGAGGATTTGGATTTTTTCCTGCGATACTGAAAATAATTTGGATACTAATTTTCAAATCAATGTGGAGCTAGTTATAAGAAAATCACATGGAAAAATACTGTTTGCTCATGGGGAGCAAGATTTTGCAGATTTATTATTAAGCTTTCTGGCATTTCCTCTAGGAGGTGTTGTTCGTAAGTTAGGAGGATATAGTTCTATTGGCAGCATAGATGGATTATACAAAAGTATTGTTGAATTCGACGAAACCAAAATTTTGCTgtcaaaagaaacaaagaatAGACTTGTTGATCCTCATTTGGCTCATGAGTACAAATCTAGCAAACACATATTACCGATAAACCAGTCACCTGCGaagttttattgttattatcaaGGTGAAAGTCCCCGGCAAAGTATTTTTCAGCATAAATATTTCATAAGTACTGAATACCGGAAAGATAAAGGAAAATATGAATCAATGCATCTAGCTAAGGACAATGAAAATGCTGGAAGTAATGAAGGATATATCAAGGGACCGACAACTTACCTAGCTACAGATGAGTTGGTTATTGGACCTTCATCTCCGATTTCAGTTCTCTTATTAATCCAACGTTT
- the LOC123892397 gene encoding uncharacterized protein LOC123892397 yields the protein MASATQTEEHVQLKLLVNEESNKVVLAEAGKDFVDILCSFLTIPLGTIARLSQKDSNMGPVTVGCLNSLYQSVSNLDECLWTNTNKELLLYPRNSSEEYCSTLKFNIDDLESTEYFMCGNKYCGRENRHYYAGHGYILSTSAYHECPRCKSHCNRSIFLKPYCKGFVNSVATFVITEDLTIMPNSMVHTSFSLLQNSGISTSSAKEITVNVTQEKLFNISSILPPSHNECVS from the exons ATGGCTTCTGCTACTCAAACAGAGGAGCATGTGCAGTTGAAACTTCTTGTTAATGAAGAGAGTAATAAAGTTGTATTGGCTGAAGCAGGGAAGGACTTTGTCGACATTCTCTGTAGCTTCTTAACAATACCATTAGGAACCATTGCTAGACTTTCGCAGAAGGATTCAAACATGGGACCTGTCACAGTTGGTTGTCTTAACTCACTTTATCAAAGTGTGTCAAATCTTGACGAGTGTCTGTGGACAAATACAAACAAAGAATTGTTGTTGTATCCGAGGAACTCATCCGAAGAATATTGCAGTACACTTAAGTTTAACATTGATGATCTTGAGTCCACGGAATACTTCATGTGTGGTAACAAATACTGTGGTCGGGAAAATCGTCATTATTATGCCGGACATGGTTATATTCTGAGCACATCTGCATATCATGAATGTCCGCGCTGTAAGAGTCATTGCAACCGTTCGATTTTCCTGAAACCTTACTGCAAAGGATTTGTTAACAGTGTTGCTACTTTTGTCATTACTGAGGATTTAACTATCATGCCGAACTCCATGGTTCATACAAGCTTTTCTCTGCTCCAGAATTCTGGAATAAGCACAAGTTCTGCAAAAGAAATTACTGTCAATGTCACTCAAGAAAag CTTTTCAACATTTCttcaatactccctccgtcccataatgAGTGTGTCAGTTGA
- the LOC123892396 gene encoding uncharacterized protein LOC123892396, with amino-acid sequence MAATQTEDYVSLKLLVDEKRNKVIFAEAGKDFVDVLFSFLTFPLGTIARLVEKKSNMEPVTVGCLNKLYQSVRDLDKECLRSDENKGMLLQPTNSSQNYCSSLKLNIDDTEPAKYFLCTKFNGCSYSRLMNISRNKKCGCESVYTRSVSLKHCCKGFVKDGTSYLIMDNLLVISNSVRLNSLGLLQNLGVNGATSVKELIVNVTKDTVLDMLKCSLLSKTTLTDLFLRKQPFLESYKFVPFDLENKYNIQIMVRIFMRKSDGKVLYAQGEQDFADLLLSFLSYPLGGVVRALGGISSIENIDFLYKSIVDFVESNYFVSEEAKNRLLDPHLASLFKNSKQILPIENPVMRYYCFYQRHNYEQSIKYSTGDYFITDEYRSEFGGKYEMLEVESPRGSYEGYVMGPRAYMATDDLVLTPWSPFSALHLIHNLKIPLHDIKDKFVTIGIKECLTIFKASLISTSALTNGLCHLLTEVKEEIVETN; translated from the exons ATGGCTGCTACTCAAACAGAGGACTATGTATCATTGAAACTTCTGGTGGATGAAAAGAGAAACAAAGTCATATTTGCTGAAGCAGGAAAAGACTTTGTTGATGTTCTTTTTAGCTTCTTAACATTTCCATTAGGAACCATTGCAAGACTTGTAGAAAAGAAGTCTAACATGGAGCCAGTTACAGTTGGATGTTTAAACAAACTCTATCAAAGTGTGAGAGATCTCGACAAAGAGTGTCTGAGATCAGATGAAAACAAAGGAATGCTATTGCAACCCACAAACTCATCACAAAATTATTGCAGCTCTCTTAAACTGAATATTGATGATACCGAGCCTGCAAAGTACTTCTTGTGTACCAAGTTTAATGGGTGCTCCTACTCTCGTTTGATGAACATTTCCCGAAATAAGAAGTGTGGGTGTGAGAGTGTATATACTCGCTCAGTTTCTCTGAAACATTGCTGCAAAGGATTTGTTAAAGATGGTACTAGTTATCTTATTATGGATAATTTATTAGTCATCTCAAACTCCGTTCGACTTAATAGCCTTGGTTTGCTCCAGAATTTAGGAGTAAACGGTGCAACTTCAGTAAAGGAATTGATTGTGAATGTTACTAAGGACACG GTCCTAGATATGCTAAAGTGTTCTTTGCTTTCCAAGACTACTTTAACAGATTTGTTCTTAAGAAAGCAACCATTTTTGGAAAGTTACAAGTTTGTCCCGTTTGATCtggaaaacaaatataatatccAAATCATGGTGAGAATATTTATGAGAAAATCAGATGGGAAGGTATTGTATGCTCAAGGGGAACAAGATTTTGCTGACTTACTTTTGAGTTTTCTTTCGTACCCTTTGGGAGGGGTGGTTCGTGCATTAGGAGGTATTTCTTCTAttgaaaatattgattttttgtATAAGAGTATAGTTGATTTCGTTGAATCCAATTATTTTGTGTCAGAAGAAGCAAAGAATAGGCTTCTTGATCCTCACTTGGCTTCACTTTTTAAAAATAGCAAACAGATATTACCCATTGAGAATCCAGTCATGCGTTATTATTGCTTTTATCAACGTCATAATTATGAACAAAGTATTAAGTATAGTACTGGTGATTATTTCATAACTGATGAATATAGAAGTGAATTTGGTGGTAAGTATGAAATGTTGGAAGTTGAATCACCAAGAGGAAGTTATGAAGGTTATGTAATGGGACCAAGAGCATATATGGCTACAGATGACTTGGTTTTGACACCATGGTCTCCATTTTCAGCTTTACATTTAATCCACAATTTGAAAATTCCTCTTCATGATATTAAGGATAAATTTGTCACTATTGGCATCAAAGAG TGCTTGACCATATTCAAGGCGTCGCTGATTTCAACATCTGCTCTAACAAATGGTCTTTGTCACTTGTTAACTGAAGTTAAAGAAGAGATTGTCGAAACAAATTGA